In the genome of Phaeodactylum tricornutum CCAP 1055/1 chromosome 20, whole genome shotgun sequence, one region contains:
- a CDS encoding predicted protein encodes MTAIEKSAKSHDLNALDHMTSKKKAEEDFCGDKRQAILSPNESVASEEENKLAKKRAYNRKNAARARQRAKDQLSELSQKLDAHCHENNQRRVRNEELVSQIQILQEENLKLKQLLAASSTCSACNMKTSLPPPVNLTSRKRLHQQAFLPSAPQSDSNFAFHLLSLTNRYQPVSNLQNNDLHKGDLFRGNSEQQSTDSSLAARQQQLRGKDGPTALIDGNQLLAGTPQQNQFGFERSLHNLQLTHMHQLLTESEQRRSFLDVSVDPDGGQIRRGIEEREKRSLVLSLLKMNAAKQRIGER; translated from the coding sequence ATGACTGCAATTGAGAAGTCAGCAAAATCTCATGATCTGAACGCTTTGGATCATATGAcaagcaagaaaaaggcggaAGAAGATTTTTGCGGGGACAAGCGCCAAGCCATTTTGAGTCCTAACGAAAGTGTTGCAAGCGAGGAAGAAAATAAACTAGCCAAAAAGCGAGCCTACAACAGAAAAAATGCGGCTCGGGCACGGCAAAGAGCTAAGGACCAGTTGTCTGAACTCAGCCAGAAACTTGACGCTCATTGCCACGAGAACAACCAGCGAAGGGTGCGGAACGAGGAACTTGTTTCCCAAATCCAGATCTTGCAGGAAGAGAACCTAAAGCTAAAGCAACTCTTGGCAGCATCCTCCACGTGCAGTGCGTGTAATATGAAAACGTCTCTTCCGCCTCCCGTAAATCTCACTTCGAGGAAGCGGCTTCATCAACAGGCTTTCCTTCCATCGGCTCCTCAAAGTGATTCAAACTTTGCATTTCACCTCCTTTCTTTGACAAACCGATACCAGCCTGTCAGCAATCTACAAAACAACGACCTCCATAAGGGAGATCTCTTCCGAGGAAATTCTGAGCAGCAGAGTACTGACTCGTCGCTGGCAGCACGACAACAGCAGCTACGAGGTAAAGATGGACCAACTGCTTTAATCGATGGGAATCAACTTCTTGCGGGCACGCCCCAACAGAATCAGTTTGGCTTTGAGCGTTCTTTGCACAACCTTCAACTCACTCATATGCACCAGCTGTTGACTGAGTCGGAGCAACGGCGCTCGTTTCTTGACGTTTCCGTGGATCCAGATGGAGGCCAGATACGACGAGGCATagaagagagagagaaaagaTCCTTGGTACTTTCTTTGCTAAAAATGAACGCCGCGAAACAACGGATTGGCGAACGGTAG
- a CDS encoding predicted protein, whose amino-acid sequence MSSAQEGAAAGSPKCTLKRQRKVKFSERHILTYRKLSDEDKGNVWWTASEFEEVRLAAKLATLNIRKQQMRVIADIDEAYTTALHLSCTLDEPTYISFMEDPSEYSGCLQEWCSPSGGGRGLEKYTSFKHRFERAEFSKQARAAVLRLFANPNLDPTDIASFYRDYSRTACIYARLVGEADAASLRFPDCTDEVREEADNSTPPKPVAPLTPNVTTIWPRNESCKLCSTQVATFCQSSDGYAPSQSWVCPKEMEDPFGKRMTTPARSPLLLRQLSVIHHCDFRKVATSFSSWFDWSSGTAHITGTTPRNPVSVVPKGSWDGKKEWRGLSRSYRYSAGGSYGLCLYQHGASVRCRGERRPASVDPHYSLGHREEESSGGTPRSPSRHNRYQAPSTLTSAGWSPSPSITKSSIPVSNHSFFPYTDTADDSVASKSCLSLRLTPRSRWSLRSRGSNSSRSTSQSDPDRRVSRQRNNRLQLDQPTVLRDKASQRWQAFPSAPSANITAVSTSDDSANPSPTNRHENSKIVPNASKDTVQQSKPTIGTPNTQDNNNNGNLVSERTLSLLTPPTPSDRTERFRGTSYAEPQILSQSQQPVRRGLYQGELEPHGVRGQQAPVVAPATTPTLPDGMPGLRSFERTHKFHANNATHRNRHSASYSEATREDRPQGERNEESHLQFSPTTGQVLSSSPAAIPVAIVEESEDCSTDSDTELQKLKDAFLADVRAPSPLEFQRSQELQSSSRQASQFSSQEPQSQTPTQPATASPVTGPPEALSLHTAEVDILNTQAMKSVQEQDYNRALGIFTEVLDIHRQQNGLSHATVASAYHNLGTVHARRAGTFPENSLAQQNSRQEALNCFQAAARTARDALGQNHPNVAVSLVRIGFLLLQSKQYQSAVITFREALRVRIAHYGATHGLVANLYNNLGVCEMHLEKFPVGLEYLESALHIQRNAVDAGMPPEHRQATRLELADTLFNIGGLCLEWIRRQGPDVRRATEAEHAFEEALKIRRDVLGPDDPLVHQVQVLLEMARSVPRPRKGLTSPVLSPNRSRTPIRRAFDDKPTAIHETAVVGMETAIQPTKPFRHSASNNREVSLLSLHSCNQLGEHVQSFSPSRPQASRPFDEARGCVKDVQLDAWKELLPNDETYGKSIGRTMTPMLEAKVSQDQEEDGGTEDIRGERNFPIPPHFITKHLASESLHKSKSCFSTKTDRRSLHENLKAHDSQKVNLGGISVPMNMSYDGDENCLISDTGVDSEHGRIHYPVTWNKAGIVANEITENPKRRDIIAARSFPSAKVASEILMRPNGSSGKDSEEAKYDFERDVLTGNKERDNVMARVRAVLSAHAQDESTEDTSDIQRAAQNNFRGASVLEQDLMEDGIAPLEGNWPSSNGSASARQMLQDPMNNLYDIHIKASSLLKKNDIVEALRLFEVVLQCQRRRNGPTHVGVGAALHNVGIAELRAQNHEGALRCFEEAARVRKGALGHDHPLVAVTMVKVGISLLLLHRFEEALRSFREALSIRKHALGALHPSTARIYNNIGCVYVEFNEFHEACLAFESALDIQRNSLSHDTDSGPIIFATATTLCNLGYLYRYRDMYTKAASVLKEAASLQESVLGRSHASVLSTLDNLADSCASSGQADDALKYYDMVLERFRAGGKVRSPKVLRAEAVLLYKMSRVHRQKNDFEAQLDILRLALRAICAYKDATPGHRTDTLERRIEYDANACRKELQKNDFDRI is encoded by the exons ATGAGCTCGGCCCAGGAGGGCGCAGCCGCAGGCTCCCCCAAATGCACTCTCAAACGTCAACGCAAAGTGAAATTTTCTGAACGCCACATTCTTACCTATCGCAAGCTATCCGACGAGGATAAGGGCAACGTGTGGTGGACAGCCTCCGAGTTTGAGGAGGTACGACTAGCCGCGAAACTCGCTACTCTCAACATTCGCAAGCAACAGATGCGTGTGATTGCCGACATTGACGAAGCGTACACCACAGCCCTGCACTTGTCCTGCACTCTCGACGAACCAACCTACATTTCCTTCATGGAAGACCCTTCGGAATATAGCGGATGTCTACAGGAATGGTGTTCCCCGTCCGGTGGGGGGCGAGGTCTGGAAAAGTACACGTCGTTCAAGCACCGCTTCGAACGGGCCGAGTTTTCGAAACAAGCCCGCGCGGCAGTCCTGCGTTTGTTCGCCAATCCAAATTTGGATCCAACGGATATTGCATCCTTTTATCGAGACTACTCCCGGACTGCTTGTATCTATGCTCGTCTCGTCGGAGAAGCGGATGCCGCGAGTCTGCGCTTTCCCGATTGCACGGATGAGGTTCGCGAGGAAGCGGACAACTCCACGCCGCCAAAACCAGTAGCGCCGTTGACACCCAACGTGACCACGATCTGGCCAAGGAACGAAAGTTGCAAGCTATGTTCGACGCAAGTTGCCACATTTTGCCAATCTTCGGATGGCTACGCACCCTCCCAATCCTGGGTGTGTCCCAAGGAGATGGAAGATCCTTTCGGGAAGAGAATGACTACACCAGCTCGTTCTCCATTACTTCTGCGACAACTGTCTGTTA TTCATCATTGTGACTTTAGAAAAGTGGCTACTAGTTTTTCGTCCTGGTTCGATTGGAGTTCGGGGACCGCGCACATCACCGGTACGACACCGAGGAACCCTGTTTCGGTAGTTCCCAAGGGCTCGTGGGATGGAAAAAAAGAATGGCGAGGTCTTTCGAG ATCGTATCGGTACTCAGCCGGAGGGTCGTACGGTTTATGTTTGTACCAACACGGTGCAAGCGTGAGGTGCCGCGGCGAGCGTCGACCCGCCTCCGTAGATCCACACTATTCACTCGGTCATCGCGAAGA AGAATCCAGCGGCGGCACGCCGCGGAGTCCTTCGCGTCACAACCGTTACCAGGCTCCGTCAACTTTGACATCGGCGGGTTGGTCGCCGTCTCCCTCCATCACCAAATCGTCAATTCCCGTCTCCAACCACAGTTTCTTTCCGTACACGGATACCGCGGATGATTCCGTCGCTTCCAAGTCCTGCTTATCGCTGCGCTTGACCCCAAGGAGCCGTTGGTCGTTGCGTAGTCGgggcagcaacagcagtcGATCGACGAGCCAAAGCGATCCCGATCGACGAGTCTCTCGTCAACGAAACAATCGCTTGCAACTGGATCAACCCACTGTACTGCGGGACAAGGCCTCGCAGCGATGGCAGGCCTTTCCCTCGGCACCTTCCGCCAATATTACCGCCGTGTCCACCAGTGACGATTCGGCCAATCCCAGTCCCACCAACCGTCACGAAAACAGCAAGATTGTACCCAACGCGTCTAAGGATACCGTTCAACAATCCAAGCCTACAATTGGCACTCCTAATACccaagacaacaacaataatgGCAATCTTGTTTCCGAAAGGACTCTGAGTTTGCTCACACCGCCCACACCGTCCGATCGCACCGAGCGTTTTCGAGGGACCTCCTACGCAGAGCCACAAATATTGTCGCAATCACAGCAACCGGTTCGACGCGGACTCTACCAGGGGGAACTCGAACCCCACGGGGTACGGGGCCAGCAAGCCCCCGTGGTAGCACCCGCAACCACCCCGACGCTCCCGGACGGAATGCCCGGTCTCCGCTCCTTCGAACGGACCCACAAGTTCCACGCCAACAACGCAACCCACCGTAACCGCCACAGTGCCTCGTACTCGGAGGCGACCCGCGAAGATCGACCGCAGGGAGAACGGAATGAAGAATCGCACCTGCAGTTTTCGCCCACCACGGGACAGGTGTTGTCGTCCAGCCCAGCCGCAATTCCCGTCGCCATtgttgaagaaagcgaagacTGCTCGACCGATTCCGATACGGAGCTGCAGAAACTCAAGGACGCGTTTCTGGCCGATGTTCGCGCTCCGTCTCCGCTAGAGTTTCAGCGATCGCAAGAATTGCAGTCTTCGTCACGGCAAGCGTCTCAGTTTTCGTCACAAGAACCGCAATCGCAAACCCCGACGCAGCCAGCCACAGCGTCCCCCGTAACCGGACCACCAGAAGCACTCTCTTTGCACACCGCTGAAGTAGACATACTCAACACACAAGCCATGAAAAGTGTGCAGGAACAGGATTACAACCGCGCCCTCGGAATCTTTACCGAGGTCCTGGAcattcaccgtcagcagAATGGACTTTCCCACGCCACGGTCGCGTCGGCGTATCACAATTTGGGCACCGTGCACGCACGACGAGCGGGGACGTTCCCCGAAAATTCGCTCGCACAGCAGAATTCGCGTCAAGAAGCCCTCAACTGCTTTCAGGCCGCCGCCAGGACGGCGCGCGATGCTCTCGGCCAAAATCATCCCAATGTAGCTGTGTCGTTGGTACGAATTGGGTTTTTGCTGCTTCAGTCGAAACAGTACCAGAGTGCCGTGATCACCTTCCGCGAAGCTCTCCGCGTGCGCATCGCGCATTACGGCGCCACACACGGCTTGGTTGCCAATCTTTACAATAACCTGGGCGTATGTGAAATGCATTTGGAAAAGTTTCCGGTTGGGCTCGAATATCTAGAAAGTGCTTTGCATATCCAACGAAACGCGGTTGATGCAGGAATGCCGCCAGAGCATAGACAGGCAACTCGTCTGGAACTGGCGGATACACTCTTTAACATTGGGGGATTGTGTTTGGAGTGGATCCGACGACAGGGACCGGATGTGCGTCGAGCAACGGAGGCGGAACAtgctttcgaagaagccttgAAG ATTCGCAGGGACGTATTGGGGCCAGACGACCCCTTGGTACATCAGGTGCAAGTTTTGCTAGAAATGGCTAGATCGGTTCCGAGACCAAGGAAAGGCTTGACCAGCCCTGTACTGTCCCCGAACAGATCTCGTACTCCGATTCGCAGGGCGTTTGATGACAAGCCGACAGCAATTCATGAGACTGCGGTTGTTGGGATGGAGACAGCGATACAACCCACGAAACCCTTTAGGCACTCAGCATCAAACAACAGAGAGGTGTCTTTGTTGTCGTTACATTCGTGCAATCAGCTGGGGGAGCACGTCCAATCGTTCTCGCCATCGAGACCACAAGCCTCGCGTCCTTTTGATGAGGCTCGTGGCTGTGTGAAGGATGTGCAGCTGGATGCTTGGAAAGAATTACTTCCAAATGATGAAACGTACGGAAAGAGCATTGGAAGAACTATGACTCCCATGTTGGAAGCGAAAGTCTCACAGGATCAAGAGGAGGACGGTGGTACAGAGGACATTCGGGGAGAGAGAAATTTTCCTATTCCACCCCATTTTATCACCAAGCACTTGGCTTCGGAAAGCTTACACAAGTCCAAGAGCTGTTTCAGCACAAAAACTGATAGGAGATCCCTTCACGAAAACCTTAAAGCCCATGACAGTCAAAAAGTTAATCTTGGGGGCATTTCCGTTCCAATGAATATGTCGTATGACGGGGATGAAAACTGTTTGATAAGTGACACGGGTGTAGATTCCGAGCACGGTCGAATTCACTACCCGGTTACTTGGAACAAAGCAGGAATTGTGGCAAATGAAATAACTGAGAACCCCAAGCGGCGAGACATAATTGCTGCgcgttcttttccttctgcaAAAGTAGCTTCTGAGATTTTGATGAGACCAAATGGCTCTTCAGGAAAGGATAGTGAGGAGGCCAAGTATGATTTCGAAAGAGATGTCTTGACTGGAAATAAGGAGCGCGATAATGTCATGGCTAGGGTGAGGGCTGTTTTGAGCGCTCATGCCCAGGATGAGTCAACAGAAGACACTTCTGATATTCAACGTGCCGCCCAGAACAACTTTAGGGGGGCAAGTGTGCTAGAACAAGACCTAATGGAAGATGGAATAGCCCCATTGGAAGGGAATTGGCCTTCGTCAAATGGTTCGGCATCAGCTCGTCAAATGCTTCAAGATCCTATGAATAATCTCTACGATATTCATATCAAAGCTTCATCACTACTCAAG AAAAACGATATCGTCGAAGCTCTCCGCCTTTTTGAAGTCGTGTTGCAATGCCAGCGGCGAAGGAATGGCCCTACACATGTGGGTGTGGGGGCTGCTTTGCACAATGTCGGTATTGCCGAGCTACGAGCTCAGAATCATGAGGGGGCACTGAGATGTTTCGAGGAGGCCGCGAGAGTCCGCAAGGGAGCACTGGGTCATGACCATCCCTTGGTGGCAGTGACCATGGTAAAAGTTGGAATATCACTGTTGCTCCTACATCGTTTTGAAGAGGCTCTCAGGAGCTTTCGAGAGGCTCTGTCCATTCGCAAACACGCGTTAGGTGCGCTGCACCCGTCAACTGCGCGCATCTACAATAACATTGGGTGTGTGTATGTTGAGTTCAATGAATTTCATGAAGCGTGCCTAGCGTTTGAATCGGCATTGGATATTCAGAGAAATTCTCTCTCTCATGATACAGACAGTGGTCCAATAATATTCGCCACCGCTACGACATTGTGTAACCTGGGATACCTTTACCGATACCGTGATATGTACACAAAAGCAGCTTCGGTACTTAAAGAAGCGGCTAGTCTCCAAGAATCTGTACTTGGTCGGTCGCACGCCTCGGTTTTGTCTACACTAGACAATTTGGCTGATTCCTGCGCAAGCAGTGGTCAAGCTGATGATGCCCTCAAGTATTATGACATGGTTTTGGAACGGTTCCGGGCCGGGGGGAAAGTTAGGAGTCCGAAAGTTTTACGAGCCGAAGCAGTACTATTGTACAAAATGAGTCGCGTCCATAGACAAAAAAACGACTTCGAAGCTCAATTAGACATACTTAGGTTGGCATTGCGTGCAATTTGTGCCTACAAGGATGCGACTCCTGGGCATCGGACTGATACACTTGAACGCAGAATTGAATATGATGCGAATGCGTGCCGTAAAGAACTGCAAAAAAATGACTTTGATCGGATATGA